A stretch of the Vigna radiata var. radiata cultivar VC1973A chromosome 7, Vradiata_ver6, whole genome shotgun sequence genome encodes the following:
- the LOC106765776 gene encoding uncharacterized protein LOC106765776 isoform X1, whose protein sequence is MEGEGSIHVQVDELQMVRLSETISIGTTMFEPRGISSIDKLDSNSTVNSVSPTTSAPEKKLTLFALQLAVLEKAATGLGTLGFIWATVVLLGGFAITLEKTDFWFITIILVVEGTRIFSRSHELEWQHQATWSITEVVNHHHQHVAADATPTRTPTRMWVSSDVPLLPYAKWFFLARHVSRLLYWLQLLSATACVVLSLIKLVMHNYGEVAKGDTDKRNRKSALSIFYALALAEALLFLMEKAYWEWQVSYCKLLEEVNKECELGPPGMVSTRRFFYDAYSRCVNGSIFDGLKMDMVSFSMDLLASNSPDEQLIGARILRQFSVSERFSDDTLQKIGIDISVAERLVEMLNWTDPKEEEIRLSAAEILSKLAGKKQNSLRIAGIPGAMESISSLLKTNRSVIPAADEIGEKKLVFDHQNYGFCTFNQLGLLILKKLARDLDNCGKIGNTRGLLPKIIDFTHAEEWLLKSENVTSTQVVTVKRSLQLVKMLASTVGTTGKYLRREISEIVFTISNIRDILRHGEKHPLLQKLGIEILTSLALEEDATERIGGTGGVLKELFNIFFRHNIPENQKHIKIVAGEALAMLVSESKNNCHRILKLRVLERLEEALKDPLLRVNAARILKNLCTYSGPELFNQLKGVTTAAPIILKAIMSEENKIQEMMIGLAANVFRYMTTHESSIVFEEAGITEAELANKLVQILKKHKYPPTKVPRIRRFVIELAIWMMKDKSENIDTFKGMGMEAVLEDVLETTSELESFNVFSGTVGLNRHNITTQSLVDMALKLMEDR, encoded by the exons ATGGAAGGAGAGGGAAGCATTCATGTACAAGTGGATGAACTCCAAATGGTGAGGCTCAGCGAAACCATCAGCATAGGCACCACCATGTTTGAGCCTCGTGGCATCAGCAGCATAGACAAGTTGGACAGTAACAGCACTGTCAATTCTGTCTCTCCAACAACCTCAGCACCGGAAAAGAAGCTCACCCTTTTTGCCCTCCAGCTTGCAGTGCTTGAAAAAGCAGCTACCGGGTTGGGAACTCTCGGTTTCATTTGGGCAACCGTTGTCCTTCTCGGTGGTTTCGCCATCACCTTAGAAAAAACCGACTTCTGGTTCATCACTATCATACTTGTTGTTGAAGGAACCAGGATTTTCAGCAGGAGCCATGAACTTGAATGGCAGCACCAAGCCACATGGTCTATCACTGAGGTAGTG AACCATCACCACCAACATGTTGCAGCTGATGCTACCCCAACAAGGACACCAACTAGGATGTGGGTTAGCTCAGATGTTCCACTCCTACCATATGCTAAATGGTTTTTCCTTGCAAGGCATGTTAGTAGGCTTCTCTATTGGCTACAGCTTCTTTCTGCAACAGCTTGTGTGGTTCTCTCGTTAATAAAGCTTGTGATGCATAACTACGGAGAGGTGGCAAAGGGAGACACTGACAAGAGGAACCGCAAATCAGCTCTTTCCATCTTCTATGCGTTGGCTCTTGCAGAAGCTCTGTTGTTTCTGATGGAAAAGGCCTATTGGGAGTGGCAAGTCAGCTATTGCAAGCTGTTGGAAGAGGTTAACAAGGAGTGTGAGTTGGGGCCACCGGGAATGGTATCCACTAGAAGGTTCTTCTATGATGCCTATTCAAGATGTGTCAATGGAAGCATATTTGATGGCTTGAAAATGGATATGGTAAGTTTCTCTATGGACTTGTTGGCTTCTAACTCACCTGATGAGCAGCTCATTGGAGCAAGAATTCTTAGACAGTTTTCAGTCAGTGAAAGATTTTCTGATGATACCCTTCAAAAGATTGGAATTGATATATCAGTAGCGGAGAGACTAGTTGAGATGTTGAATTGGACAGACCCTAAGGAGGAAGAGATTAGGCTCTCGGCTGCAGAGATTTTGTCAAAACTAGCTGGCAAGAAGCAGAATTCTCTCCGAATAGCTGGAATACCAGGAGCAATGGAATCAATATCATCTCTTTTGAAAACTAATAGGAGTGTAATTCCTGCAGCTGATGAGATAGGGGAAAAGAAACTTGTATTTGATCACCAAAATTATGGGTTCTGTACATTTAACCAATTGGGACTCCTCATACTGAAAAAACTTGCACGTGATCTTGACAACTGTGGAAAGATTGGAAACACAAGGGGCCTTCTTCCAAAGATCATAGACTTCACACATGCTGAAGAATGGTTGCTGAAGAGTGAAAATGTTACTTCAACGCAAGTCGTAACCGTGAAGAGGTCTTTGCAACTGGTGAAGATGTTGGCTAGCACTGTTGGCACTACTGGGAAATATCTTCGAAGAGAGATTTCGGAGATAGTTTTCACCATCAGCAATATTAGAGACATTTTGAGACATGGAGAGAAGCATCCTCTTCTACAGAAACTGGGCATTGAAATTTTGACCAGCCTGGCATTGGAAGAGGATGCAACGGAAAGAATAGGGGGCACTGGTGGAGTGCTTAAAGAACTGTTCAACATTTTTTTCAGGCACAACATACCAGAAAATcagaaacatataaaaattgttGCCGGTGAGGCCCTTGCAATGCTGGTTTCGGAAAGCAAGAACAACTGCCATCGAATTTTGAAGTTGAGAGTACTAGAAAGGCTCGAAGAAGCATTGAAAGATCCATTGCTTCGGGTCAATGCAGCTAgaattctaaaaaatttatgCACCTACAGTGGACCAGAATTGTTTAACCAGCTAAAGGGGGTAACAACTGCAGCACCAATA ATACTTAAGGCGATCATGTCAGAAGAAAACAAGATACAAGAAATGATGATTGGACTAGCTGCAAACGTTTTCAGATACATGACTACTCATGAATCAAGCATTGTATTTGAAGAAGCTGGAATCACCGAGGCTGAACTAGCAAACAAATTGGTCCAGATTCTGAAGAAACACAAGTATCCCCCAACCAAGGTCCCAAGGATAAGGAGGTTCGTGATAGAGTTGGCTATTTGGATGATGAAAGACAAATCAGAAAACATAGACACCTTCAAGGGTATGGGAATGGAAGCGGTGTTGGAGGATGTCTTAGAGACCACATCGGAGCTTGAAAGCTTTAATGTTTTCTCCGGCACAGTTGGACTTAACCGGCACAATATAACAACTCAGTCACTCGTTGACATGGCACTGAAATTGATGGAAGATAGGTAA
- the LOC106765776 gene encoding uncharacterized protein LOC106765776 isoform X2 yields the protein MEGEGSIHVQVDELQMVRLSETISIGTTMFEPRGISSIDKLDSNSTVNSVSPTTSAPEKKLTLFALQLAVLEKAATGLGTLGFIWATVVLLGGFAITLEKTDFWFITIILVVEGTRIFSRSHELEWQHQATWSITENHHHQHVAADATPTRTPTRMWVSSDVPLLPYAKWFFLARHVSRLLYWLQLLSATACVVLSLIKLVMHNYGEVAKGDTDKRNRKSALSIFYALALAEALLFLMEKAYWEWQVSYCKLLEEVNKECELGPPGMVSTRRFFYDAYSRCVNGSIFDGLKMDMVSFSMDLLASNSPDEQLIGARILRQFSVSERFSDDTLQKIGIDISVAERLVEMLNWTDPKEEEIRLSAAEILSKLAGKKQNSLRIAGIPGAMESISSLLKTNRSVIPAADEIGEKKLVFDHQNYGFCTFNQLGLLILKKLARDLDNCGKIGNTRGLLPKIIDFTHAEEWLLKSENVTSTQVVTVKRSLQLVKMLASTVGTTGKYLRREISEIVFTISNIRDILRHGEKHPLLQKLGIEILTSLALEEDATERIGGTGGVLKELFNIFFRHNIPENQKHIKIVAGEALAMLVSESKNNCHRILKLRVLERLEEALKDPLLRVNAARILKNLCTYSGPELFNQLKGVTTAAPIILKAIMSEENKIQEMMIGLAANVFRYMTTHESSIVFEEAGITEAELANKLVQILKKHKYPPTKVPRIRRFVIELAIWMMKDKSENIDTFKGMGMEAVLEDVLETTSELESFNVFSGTVGLNRHNITTQSLVDMALKLMEDR from the exons ATGGAAGGAGAGGGAAGCATTCATGTACAAGTGGATGAACTCCAAATGGTGAGGCTCAGCGAAACCATCAGCATAGGCACCACCATGTTTGAGCCTCGTGGCATCAGCAGCATAGACAAGTTGGACAGTAACAGCACTGTCAATTCTGTCTCTCCAACAACCTCAGCACCGGAAAAGAAGCTCACCCTTTTTGCCCTCCAGCTTGCAGTGCTTGAAAAAGCAGCTACCGGGTTGGGAACTCTCGGTTTCATTTGGGCAACCGTTGTCCTTCTCGGTGGTTTCGCCATCACCTTAGAAAAAACCGACTTCTGGTTCATCACTATCATACTTGTTGTTGAAGGAACCAGGATTTTCAGCAGGAGCCATGAACTTGAATGGCAGCACCAAGCCACATGGTCTATCACTGAG AACCATCACCACCAACATGTTGCAGCTGATGCTACCCCAACAAGGACACCAACTAGGATGTGGGTTAGCTCAGATGTTCCACTCCTACCATATGCTAAATGGTTTTTCCTTGCAAGGCATGTTAGTAGGCTTCTCTATTGGCTACAGCTTCTTTCTGCAACAGCTTGTGTGGTTCTCTCGTTAATAAAGCTTGTGATGCATAACTACGGAGAGGTGGCAAAGGGAGACACTGACAAGAGGAACCGCAAATCAGCTCTTTCCATCTTCTATGCGTTGGCTCTTGCAGAAGCTCTGTTGTTTCTGATGGAAAAGGCCTATTGGGAGTGGCAAGTCAGCTATTGCAAGCTGTTGGAAGAGGTTAACAAGGAGTGTGAGTTGGGGCCACCGGGAATGGTATCCACTAGAAGGTTCTTCTATGATGCCTATTCAAGATGTGTCAATGGAAGCATATTTGATGGCTTGAAAATGGATATGGTAAGTTTCTCTATGGACTTGTTGGCTTCTAACTCACCTGATGAGCAGCTCATTGGAGCAAGAATTCTTAGACAGTTTTCAGTCAGTGAAAGATTTTCTGATGATACCCTTCAAAAGATTGGAATTGATATATCAGTAGCGGAGAGACTAGTTGAGATGTTGAATTGGACAGACCCTAAGGAGGAAGAGATTAGGCTCTCGGCTGCAGAGATTTTGTCAAAACTAGCTGGCAAGAAGCAGAATTCTCTCCGAATAGCTGGAATACCAGGAGCAATGGAATCAATATCATCTCTTTTGAAAACTAATAGGAGTGTAATTCCTGCAGCTGATGAGATAGGGGAAAAGAAACTTGTATTTGATCACCAAAATTATGGGTTCTGTACATTTAACCAATTGGGACTCCTCATACTGAAAAAACTTGCACGTGATCTTGACAACTGTGGAAAGATTGGAAACACAAGGGGCCTTCTTCCAAAGATCATAGACTTCACACATGCTGAAGAATGGTTGCTGAAGAGTGAAAATGTTACTTCAACGCAAGTCGTAACCGTGAAGAGGTCTTTGCAACTGGTGAAGATGTTGGCTAGCACTGTTGGCACTACTGGGAAATATCTTCGAAGAGAGATTTCGGAGATAGTTTTCACCATCAGCAATATTAGAGACATTTTGAGACATGGAGAGAAGCATCCTCTTCTACAGAAACTGGGCATTGAAATTTTGACCAGCCTGGCATTGGAAGAGGATGCAACGGAAAGAATAGGGGGCACTGGTGGAGTGCTTAAAGAACTGTTCAACATTTTTTTCAGGCACAACATACCAGAAAATcagaaacatataaaaattgttGCCGGTGAGGCCCTTGCAATGCTGGTTTCGGAAAGCAAGAACAACTGCCATCGAATTTTGAAGTTGAGAGTACTAGAAAGGCTCGAAGAAGCATTGAAAGATCCATTGCTTCGGGTCAATGCAGCTAgaattctaaaaaatttatgCACCTACAGTGGACCAGAATTGTTTAACCAGCTAAAGGGGGTAACAACTGCAGCACCAATA ATACTTAAGGCGATCATGTCAGAAGAAAACAAGATACAAGAAATGATGATTGGACTAGCTGCAAACGTTTTCAGATACATGACTACTCATGAATCAAGCATTGTATTTGAAGAAGCTGGAATCACCGAGGCTGAACTAGCAAACAAATTGGTCCAGATTCTGAAGAAACACAAGTATCCCCCAACCAAGGTCCCAAGGATAAGGAGGTTCGTGATAGAGTTGGCTATTTGGATGATGAAAGACAAATCAGAAAACATAGACACCTTCAAGGGTATGGGAATGGAAGCGGTGTTGGAGGATGTCTTAGAGACCACATCGGAGCTTGAAAGCTTTAATGTTTTCTCCGGCACAGTTGGACTTAACCGGCACAATATAACAACTCAGTCACTCGTTGACATGGCACTGAAATTGATGGAAGATAGGTAA
- the LOC106768852 gene encoding mitogen-activated protein kinase 15, translating into MPHDQRKKSSVDVDFFTEYGEGSRYRIEEVIGKGSYGVVCSAYDTHTGEKVAIKKINDIFEHVSDATRILREIKLLRLLRHPDIVEIKHILLPPSRREFKDIYVVFELMESDLHQVIKANDDLTAEHYQFFLYQLLRGLKYIHTANVFHRDLKPKNILANADCKLKICDFGLARVAFNDTPTAIFWTDYVATRWYRAPELCGSFFSKYTPAIDIWSIGCIFAELLTGKPLFPGKNVVHQLDLMTDFLGTPSPEAIARVRNEKARRYLSSMRKKKPVPFSQKFPNVDPLALRVLERMLAFEPKDRPTAEEALADPYFKGLAKVEREPCSQPVTKMEFEFERRRITKEDVRELIYREILEYHPKMLKEHLDGEEPTGFMYPSAVDHFKKQFAYLEEHYGKGGTVTPPERQHASLPRPCVLYSDNERQNMAVVADDLSKCSIKEVEKPAIDKTGGIPMTRLPLPAPQNIKGVAARPGKVVGSVLHYNNSRVAETEQRKTGKNPSVSAKYAAQSCSYPRRNPNCKIERAVEGIEGANGLQTKPQYLARKVAAAQGGPGGSWY; encoded by the exons ATGCCTCATGATCAGAGAAAAAAG TCATCTGTAGATGTAGACTTCTTTACAGAATATGGCGAAGGGAGTAGATACAGAATAGAGGAAGTGATTGGTAAAGGAAGCTATGGTGTTGTTTGCTCTGCTTATGATACACACACAGGAGAGAAGGTTGcaataaagaaaatcaatgaCATATTTGAACACGTTTCTGATGCCACCCGCATTCTTCGGGAGATCAAGCTTCTTAGACTCTTACGCCATCCTGATATTGTGGAGATCAAGCATATTTTATTACCTCCTTCTAGAAGGGAGTTCAAAGATATATATGTTGTATTTGAACTTATGGAATCTGATTTACATCAGGTCATCAAAGCAAATGATGATTTGACTGCAGAGCATTACCAGTTTTTTCTCTATCAGCTTCTTCGAGGCTTAAAGTATATACACACAG CAAATGTTTTTCACCGAGATCTGAAGCCGAAAAATATTTTAGCAAATGCTGACTGCAAACTGAAGATTTGTGACTTTGGTCTTGCCAGAGTGGCTTTCAATGATACACCGACTGCTATATTTTGGACA GATTATGTTGCTACACGGTGGTATAGGGCTCCTGAATTGTGTGGATCCTTTTTCTCCAAG taTACCCCAGCTATAGACATATGGAGCATTGGCTGCATTTTCGCAGAACTTTTAACTGGGAAACCTCTTTTTCCAGGGAAGAATGTTGTCCATCAATTGGACCTCATGACTGATTTTCTTGGAACACCCTCTCCTGAAGCCATTGCTAGG GTACGGAATGAGAAAGCTCGAAGATACTTGAGTAGTATGCGCAAGAAGAAGCCAGTTCCTTTCTCTCAAAAGTTTCCCAATGTAGATCCCCTTGCTCTTCGGGTTTTAGAAAGAATGTTGGCATTTGAACCTAAGGATCGACCTACTGCTGAAGAG GCTCTAGCAGATCCATATTTTAAAGGCTTGGCAAAAGTTGAGAGAGAGCCTTGTTCTCAGCCAGTTACCAAGATGGAGTTTGAATTTGAGAGACGTAGGATAACAAAGGAAGACGTGCGAGAGCTTATATACCGAGAGATTCTGGAGTACCATCCAAAGATGTTAAAAGAACATCTAGACGGAGAAGAGCCAACAGGATTCATGTATCCAAG TGCCGTGGACCATTTCAAAAAACAATTTGCATATCTTGAAGAGCATTATGGAAAAGGTGGAACTGTTACTCCACCTGAGAGGCAACATGCATCATTACCCAG GCCATGTGTGTTGTATTCAGATAACGAAAGGCAAAATATGGCAGTGGTTGCGGATGATCTCTCCAAGTGTAGCATCAAAGAAGTTGAGAAGCCAGCGATAGACAAGACCGGTGGTATCCCAATGACCAGGCTTCCTTTACCAGCTCCTCAAAATATTAAAG GTGTTGCAGCACGTCCAGGAAAAGTTGTAGGTTCAGTACTGCATTACAACAACAGTAGGGTGGCCGAGACTGAGCAGCGGAAGACGGGTAAAAACCCGTCTGTTTCAGCCAAGTATGCTGCTCAAAGCTGTTCATACCCAAGAAGAAACCCAAACTGTAAAATTGAGAGGGCAGTTGAAGGAATTGAAGGTGCTAATGGACTTCAGACAAAGCCTCAATATCTTGCACGCAAAGTTGCTGCTGCTCAAGGGGGACCTGGTGGTAGTTGgtattga
- the LOC106765701 gene encoding 40S ribosomal protein S15a isoform X1 — protein MVRVSVLNDALKSMYNAEKRGKRQVMIRPSSKVIIKFLLVMQKHGYIGEFEFVDDHRAGKIVVELNGRLNKCGVISPRFDVGVKDIEPWTARLLPSRQFGYIVLTTSAGIMDHEEARRKNVGGKVLGFFY, from the exons ATGGTGAGGGTTAGTGTATTGAACGATGCTCTCAAGAGCATGTATAATGCCGAGAAAAGGGGGAAGCGCCAAGTCATGATTAGGCCATCCTCCAAAGTTATTATTAAATTCCTTTTGGTGATGCAAAAGCACG GATACATCGGAGAGTTTGAATTTGTTGATGACCACAGGGCTGGTAAAATCGTGGTTGAGTTGAACGGTAGATTGAACAAGTGTGGGGTTATTAGTCCCCGTTTTGATGTGGGTGTCAAAGACATAGAACCTTGGACTGCTAGGCTTCTCCCTTCAAGACAG TTTGGGTATATTGTATTGACAACCTCTGCTGGCATTATGGATCATGAAGAGGCCAGGAGGAAAAATGTTGGTGGTAAGGTACTGGGTTTCTTCTACTAG
- the LOC106765701 gene encoding 40S ribosomal protein S15a isoform X2, with the protein MVRVSVLNDALKSMYNAEKRGKRQVMIRPSSKVIIKFLLVMQKHGYIGEFEFVDDHRAGKIVVELNGRLNKCGVISPRFDVGVKDIEPWTARLLPSRQGHEIKTYFSIFFLGILY; encoded by the exons ATGGTGAGGGTTAGTGTATTGAACGATGCTCTCAAGAGCATGTATAATGCCGAGAAAAGGGGGAAGCGCCAAGTCATGATTAGGCCATCCTCCAAAGTTATTATTAAATTCCTTTTGGTGATGCAAAAGCACG GATACATCGGAGAGTTTGAATTTGTTGATGACCACAGGGCTGGTAAAATCGTGGTTGAGTTGAACGGTAGATTGAACAAGTGTGGGGTTATTAGTCCCCGTTTTGATGTGGGTGTCAAAGACATAGAACCTTGGACTGCTAGGCTTCTCCCTTCAAGACAG GGCCATGAAATCAAAACTTATTTCAGTATTTTCTT TTTGGGTATATTGTATTGA
- the LOC106767082 gene encoding F-box/kelch-repeat protein At3g06240-like — protein sequence MMHAEQWKKSKMKGYRSKRVRRRNITTVLLPRDLIIKVLLRLPVKSLVRFKSVCKSWFSLISDPHFAISHFELAAACTERLLLFEPTGTEVRSIDFNAPLHDDSASVTLNLNFLPPGSYGDLVLGSCRGFVLLQGGQSLCLWNPSTGIHKQVCDSPIVSSAMDVMFCTFLYGFGYDPSTDDYLVVQASYDVNLDPETRVEFFSVRANAWKEIEGIHLSYMNCGDDARTGSLLNGAIHWLAYRYDASMNVIVAFDLTERSFSEILLPEGFDCQFDFCHLAVLGGFLCVHLVGCDECPPEIWVMKEYKIQSSWSKKSVDVAFDKIPIEWFKLICSTKSGDIVGTDGYNGLVKCNSEGELLEHRSYSDGRGSSQMIVYSESLLSLPYDGDQAEED from the coding sequence ATGATGCATGcagaacaatggaagaaaagtaaaatgaagGGATACAGGAGTAAAAGAGTAAGGAGAAGGAACATAACCACTGTTCTTTTGCCAAGAGATTTGATCATTAAAGTTTTGTTGAGGTTGCCGGTTAAGTCTCTTGTTCGTTTCAAAAGTGTCTGTAAATCATGGTTTTCTTTAATCTCCGATCCCCACTTTGCAATTTCACATTTTGAACTTGCTGCAGCTTGCACGGAGAGACTTCTGTTGTTTGAACCTACTGGTACTGAAGTCCGATCCATAGACTTCAATGCACCCCTCCACGATGATTCTGCTTCGGTTACATTAAACCTCAACTTTCTGCCCCCAGGATCTTATGGTGACCTAGTCCTAGGTTCTTGTAGGGGGTTTGTGCTTTTGCAGGGTGGCCAAAGTCTCTGTCTGTGGAATCCCTCGACGGGTATCCACAAACAAGTGTGTGATTCACCTATTGTATCATCGGCTATGGATGTCATGTTTTGCACGTTTCTCTATGGTTTTGGGTATGATCCATCAACAGATGACTACTTGGTGGTTCAAGCCTCTTACGACGTAAACTTAGATCCTGAAACCCGTGTGGAGTTTTTCTCTGTCAGAGCTAATGCGTGGAAAGAAATCGAGGGCATTCATCTGTCTTACATGAATTGCGGTGATGATGCCAGAACGGGGTCGCTCTTGAACGGTGCTATTCATTGGTTGGCTTATCGTTATGATGCATCAATGAATGTtattgttgcttttgatttaaCAGAAAGGAGTTTTTCAGAGATACTTCTGCCTGAAGGTTTCGATTGCCAGTTTGATTTTTGCCATTTGGCAGTACTAGGAGGTTTTCTTTGTGTACACCTTGTGGGATGTGATGAGTGTCCACCAGAAATATGGGTAATGAAAGAGTACAAAATACAGTCATCTTGGAGTAAGAAGAGTGTTGATGTGGCTTTTGATAAGATTCCTATTGAATGGTTCAAACTGATTTGCTCTACAAAAAGTGGTGATATTGTAGGGACAGATGGCTATAATGGATTGGTAAAATGTAACAGCGAAGGAGAGCTGCTAGAGCATCGATCCTATAGCGATGGTCGAGGAAGTTCGCAAATGATTGTGTATAGTGAGTCTCTACTTTCACTCCCTTACGATGGTGATCAAGCTGAAGAAGACTAA